One Oryza brachyantha chromosome 3, ObraRS2, whole genome shotgun sequence DNA segment encodes these proteins:
- the LOC102718526 gene encoding protein NRT1/ PTR FAMILY 8.3-like, whose translation MDSTYQLDKPLLDEENSSQVNTVEYTGDGSVCIRGHPTLRKHTGNWKGCSFAIVFSFCSYLAHASIVKNLVSYLIKVLHETNMAAARDVAIWQGTSYLASLVGAFLADSYLGKYCTILIFCTIFIIGMMMLLLSAAIPLISTGPYSWIIWTDPVSSQHIIFFVGLYIVALGYGAQCPCISSFGADQFDDTDEDERTKKSSFFNWSYFVVNAGSLISGTVLVWVQDHKGWIWGYTISALFLSLGFGTFIFGSSVYRFQKPGGSPLARISQVVIAAIRKRDIDLPCDSSALYEFLGQRSAIKGSRKLEHTTGLEFFDRAAIVTPADCEPDALQNTWKICTVTQVEELKILVRMFPIWATMVLFATALDQMFATFVEQGMVMEKHVGSFEIPAASFQSIDVIAVLALVPVYERVLVRVFRKFTGRANGITPLQRMGIGLFFSTLSMVSAALVESNRLRVAQDEGLVHREMAVPMSILWQGPQYFLIGAGEVFSIIGLTEFFYEESPDAMRSLCLAFSLANVSAGNYLNSFIISLVPVFTAGEGSPGWIPDNLNEGHLDRFYWMMAGLCFLNMLAFVFCATRYKCKNAS comes from the exons ATGGACTCCACATACCAGCTTGACAAGCCTCTGCTGGATGAAGAGAATTCCTCCCAAGTG AATACTGTTGAATATACAGGTGATGGATCTGTTTGCATCCGTGGGCATCCTACTTTAAGAAAACATACAGGGAACTGGAAGGGTTGCTCATTTGCCATCG TTTTTTCATTCTGCTCTTATCTGGCCCATGCTTCAATTGTAAAAAACCTAGTCAGTTATCTCATAAAAGTTCTGCATGAAACAAACATGGCCGCTGCAAGAGATGTTGCAATTTGGCAAGGAACTAGTTATCTTGCGTCCCTGGTTGGAGCCTTCTTAGCTGATTCATATCTGGGGAAGTACTGCACAATACTGATATTCTGCACGATCTTCATTATC GGAATGATGATGTTGCTTCTGTCAGCAGCAATTCCATTAATCTCTACTGGTCCTTACTCATGGATTATTTGGACAGATCCAGTCTCTTCTCAGCACATCATATTCTTTGTTGGTTTGTACATAGTAGCTTTAGGGTATGGTGCACAGTGCCCCTGCATTTCATCATTTGGAGCTGATCAATTTGATGACACTGATGAAGACGAGAGAACCAAAAAGAGCTCTTTTTTCAATTGGAGCTATTTCGTAGTAAACGCGGGTTCACTGATCTCGGGGACTGTTCTTGTGTGGGTGCAAGATCACAAAGGTTGGATATGGGGTTATACCATTTCTGCGCTGTTTTTGTCTTTAGGTTTTGGTACTTTTATCTTTGGCTCCTCTGTGTATAGATTTCAGAAACCTGGAGGAAGCCCTCTTGCAAGAATATCCCAGGTTGTTATTGCGGCTATTCGCAAACGCGATATAGATTTGCCATGTGATTCCTCAGCTCTTTATGAGTTTCTGGGGCAAAGGTCAGCAATCAAAGGCAGCCGAAAACTGGAGCATACAACTGGACTTGA GTTCTTTGATAGAGCTGCAATAGTGACACCGGCTGATTGTGAACCTGATGCCCTACAAAACACATGGAAGATTTGCACCGTCACTCAAGTGGAGGAACTGAAGATTCTGGTCAGGATGTTCCCCATCTGGGCTACGATGGTACTGTTTGCCACAGCTCTGGACCAGATGTTCGCGACATTTGTAGAGCAGGGGATGGTAATGGAGAAACACGTCGGCTCTTTCGAAATACCTGCGGCGTCCTTCCAATCCATAGATGTCATCGCCGTCCTTGCACTGGTCCCAGTATACGAGAGAGTCCTTGTCCGAGTGTTCAGAAAGTTCACCGGCAGGGCGAACGGCATCACTCCGCTGCAGCGGATGGGGATCGGCCTGTTCTTCTCCACGCTCTCGATGGTCTCGGCAGCACTGGTGGAGAGCAACCGGCTGCGGGTTGCGCAGGACGAAGGCCTGGTGCACCGCGAGATGGCCGTTCCGATGAGCATCCTGTGGCAGGGACCCCAGTACTTCCTGATAGGCGCGGGAGAGGTGTTCTCGATCATCGGGCTAACTGAATTCTTCTACGAGGAATCGCCGGACGCCATGAGAAGCCTGTGCCTTGCGTTCTCGCTCGCTAACGTTTCGGCTGGGAACTACCTCAACTCGTTCATCATTTCGCTCGTGCCGGTGTTCACGGCTGGGGAAGGCAGTCCGGGGTGGATACCTGATAACTTGAACGAAGGCCATTTGGACCGGTTCTACTGGATGATGGCTGGCTTGTGCTTCCTGAATATGCTGGCCTTTGTGTTCTGTGCCACGAGGTACAAATGTAAAAATGCTTCCTGA